The genomic DNA TATATTCAAGAATATTACAGCTTCATTTGTCTGAATGTGAGGTTTAAAATTtgagaagacaaaaagagagTTTTGACTGTGTTTGTTGATGGAGAAAATGCTTATATGCGGCTTTTTGGGTGATtggaaattaaaaacaaagtagaaaaaaaaacactttttcttCAGACGGATATATTTTCGCTTTCAAGGCTTTTTGCGTGTGAGATTGGAATTATAATGAAAATAGtttagcttctttctttttctttctctgaacTTTACTCTTTACTCTCTTAGTGTTATGAGTGATGTATActttattatgaaaaaatagtTCGGCGAGGTTTTGGTATGAGTGGACTTTTGGAGAGTTATCAACAGAAATttataatcattacaaaaatattgtatGTGAGACTGAGACTGAGACTGAGTGAGATCGttccaacaaattaaaatacccaaaatattTGAGTCGTCCGATGTTATTATGATAGTATGAGAGAGTGTATCAAAGGGTGGAAAAGAGAAGAGCACGTAAAGTTTGCTAACACCAAGAAAATTTGGTTGATCTTATCCGTTAGTGGCTTAGAGAAGAGACCAAAGTGGAACCCATAAGCAAGGCTGTCACATGGGGTTTTGGACTCACAGACACATTACCACGTGGTGTACGTTTGCTTTTAGCCTTCTACGTGGCGAGATCtcagtgtttgttttttttttttctcaacataAGGCAGAGGCGAAATTGTTAATCTTTTATTCCTCATTTATACCAAACTGAAGTTTGAATCTGTTGGTCACAGAACTAAACTGGTGTATTGAATTAAAAGAATCGTTGCAGCGTTTgagttttgaaaagaaaagctGTATTCCATTTACTGGGCTTGTGTAATTGGGTTCGATAACGTTGTCCTCCTTTTAAATAATCAATGGATTAAAGTTGCCGACAAAAAGCTGTATTCAGATTCAgtgaataatttttgtttgatatattttttcttcttgttgaatTAGGTATTATTGAACATGAAAATTACTTTAAACCTACACTGTATAGAATTGCCGGAAATGTGATGTTTCACGCTTCCGAAGCGAATTTGGAACCGAAAACACTGGGAATCGTTTGGAATCGTCTGGAAAGCGTGATTCTCAAAGTAAGGCGTTTAGAAGCGCGGTGGAATCGTACGATTCGTGATTAGAAGCGCCAGAATGTAGATCGGAATCATTAATGGAAGAAATATTAAAGAACTGGGTAAAAAACGCAGACGGCCAATTGCTATTAGGGTTTCGAGAAAGAAGATAACTAAAGACAAAATTACTAGTTTGTCTGGCGTCGAATTCAAGAATACATCATATAATAACGACAATAAGACCACTAGACTACTTTAATTTTTACCATTTGTTGTATATTAAGTAGTTTATAACCAAActatgaataaaaacataaaatttccACCATTGTCTAGTAGTCGATTAGTCTCcatttaaaatatgattctaCGTATTGtattttatgaatattatatatatattaataaatatttatttccttCTAACGCATACCCGctttctaattttcttcttcaattctaAACGCTTCCGCTTTTATGTATCCGCTTCCGATTATATGCAGCTTAGCTTTAAACAacttaatattttattcttgtaattaataaattttacgaATCAATGTGATTGAAGCTAATGAAATGAagtttacttattattattattggtttttgaTGTTAGTGAATTACTAAGATTTGGGTGAAGTCATATATAACTTCTTTTTTAAGAGAAATCAatttaataccaaaaaaataatctcatttttcaaatatattattgtttaccAAATATTTTGCAATTATTACCAAATTCAATAACTCAAAACTCATCAATGCTGTTTTTAAGACAGAAGACAATTttatccaacaacaacaacatgtcaTGTTGCCAACAGTAACATTTGGTTAACTAAGTTTCTCTTCaatttgaacaaaacaaaatgtcatACACctttaatgataaatatatttaaaataattatattaaaagttcaccaaatccaaaattatattttaaaaaatcctaATATGATTCATCTCCTAAGTgtctaaattaaaattaacaatcaaattaataaatatgacCTCAAATGAAGATTGCTTATATATACGTTATATGGTGGGGAGCGGTTTGTCATATCTACGAGTACATGATCATATGACACATCTATTGGTTTGAACACATAATTTGCTTAAAATTTAgcttattgtgataattttgtACATAATCGTTTAGGCACATGTATTTCTTTGCAGATTTGatgactcatatatatataccaaacgAGAAGCGTAATTCATGGACCTTTACAACAACAAATGCTTGTTTAAATAGTCAATTAGGGATAATAACTCAATTCTATATAGAAACAAATCTTACTAAAAGTATATAGAATTAACAATAATGAAGGAAAGATCCATTTAAAACAATATTgagaaagacaaaataaaagaaagatataaattTTGCATCAAAATATCTATACCATTAAACCATAAGTGTTCATAGACTATGACTTTGTTTCggtagtttttaaataaaatagttagtaatcaataattattaatacattAGTATATCATGGAATTAAAATTTGCTAACCATTCAAATTAAGTCGGATCCCATGCGAGTCATTTAATACCAGATTAGTTGATCCGATTATCTCTTCAgatatatttattatctatTAATCAATCATAATCTTGCATAAATCTTAATTggagaatatttaattaagaaatacatatacatcaaaattaaataaggaaaacatttaaatacataataaatcaaatctaaatttctgattttttaaaaatattttaggaaaaaacgaaaaaaaaacaaaaaaatgaaattacagttaatatttgtgcatattttttttcacagatttagtaacaaataaataaatccagtctaatattgaaaaaaaattaaaataagaattaaattaatttaaaaggtATTTTGAAATAGTAAAGCATTCATTATAgccttaataatataaagttaattaatctataagatatatgaaattaaaaaaaaaatcatatatattttaatggatatataaaatatatctaaaatcaaCTTATTTGTAAGTACTctctaaaacacaagatatgcaagaaatatcattaataagatcttatgtaactaatatattttgtaatcataaataaaaaataatatataatatatatttatgaaaataaactatttcatggattacatttgttgtttaagaaaaattttaaaaacatcatttttaaaaaaaataagaagcaatgaaatttcaatttatatttgtatttcttaaTAGTAATTaccatataataaatatttaaaactctaaaattcaataattacaattggttgactatattgtattactatatatctatgcaaaattgaatattaataagtagttttttaatttattttctatgaataaatcttctattgcagaagaaaataaattagatgtcaaaaaatgtgaaaaagcataaaatttagttatgtttttatccaaaaattttggacgataaaaattgtttaatagttaattatttgaAAGAGAACAAttatggtaaataaaaaaatatacggGTAGGGACAAGATGAAACAGGACAGGACAAGACAAGACGGGATGAGAGGAGATGTATTTGCCATTCTAAAATAGTTACGTGTAGGTTATATATGTGCAATagtccaaactaaaaccaaattaaaatctgatattttgatttaatacCTTTAATCATACCGCTACCGCTTAAAAAAACTGCAAAATGATCATTGTATATCTGTTACCGTGCAAAAAATTAACGATGTCTAAACAACGtacttatctaaatatgtttaaCATTTACCATGTAAGTAAACTAAATATACTACTcaatactatttaaaatttcgaaattataaaaacacatataaaccaaaacattttatgcatttgaaatataaataaactaattaggTATCATCTAGTGTTATAtgtatatctaaaaattaatcatgattataagattaatttataaatctgGGGAAAGCATTGCCAACTCAAATCATCACAATAGACTAACTTTTTCAGCAAATTATGTGTTCAAGTCAACATATGATTACGTACTTCTACATATGGCAAAGCGACTAAATTAAAATGCCTTACGTTAAACCATATCAAAAGCCTTTGGTAGATTTTCACTGCTATATTAAAGTTTACtatcattaatttattataactaCCACTAAGAGAATATTTGAATTTGACTCTCATTTAccattatttgttttcttaacatgTACTCTTAGCAAATTTATGCAATCAAGGAAGTTAATAAAAAGTCTTCAGCAATATAACACTTAAAAAGAGTGATCTATATATGATCCAACATGGTTGTTGCATATACATTACACATAAACACAACTTGACACCATCATATATTCACTAGAAGGATTCTTCCAAATGTCCCCTTCTTCATACTCAACTCATAGCTTCGAAACAGGCAATCCTGAAAAATCCCAAAGAATATATACATGAGTAATTTTAATAGAGAATGGgaacaaattttgtataagtGGAATAGAAAacggtttgtttgtttgtgtttatgtttgaaTCTTTTACTAAACTGCAAATGGAGGCATGAGTCTTGAGTGTAGTACCTAAGGCCTTTGAGTTGACGATGCTTGGACTTGCATTAGGTGGTGAAGCATTTTCGTTCAAGAATGGGTCTACTCGGTTCGGGTCACTCCAAATCGGGTACCCTTTGACCCTTCCCTGTTAAAACATTTCCAGAAAAAGATGGTCAGAAGTTAGTCATTTTGAATCTTACAAAACAGAGAGGGTTTTTGGATACATACGAGGACATTGAGAGCTGCAAGTGTAGCCATTCCTTCACGAGTCCACTGTCATCGtcatcagaagaagaatcaagtCAGTTTTGTTAATAATCTATTTAGACGAAAAAGAAACGTTTCAGTTTGTTACCTTTGAAGCAGAAGCAATGTGAGGAACAACAATAGCGTTTTTCATATCAGCAAGCCCTGGTTTCATGAATGGCTCTTCCTGAAACAATGTGATATTTACCAGTTACTTGTTAAGCCCCAAGAGATAAACTCTTCTGTTTTGTGTTGATCATAGCATATATGGCAGTACCTCAAACACATCAAGACCAACTCGGAACATTGGGTTCTCTCTGAGATGATCAACCAGAGCTGCTTCATCGATCACGGGACCTCTACTGCAGTTCACAAGGATTGCTTCCTAAAGCATTTATATATTCCATCAGAACAAGATCAACTTGACACCATCAATACGAAGGGACAAATAAATTAGCTAAAGCGAAATCACCTTTTTCATCATGGCAAGCCTCTCCTTGTTGACAAGGTGGTAAGTGGTTTTGTCAAGCACCGGGTGAAGACTTATCTGTTTCAGATCACAACTAGTTCAGTTTCTAGCTAAGATATTACACTTAAAGTTTGTGTCTCTGTGGATTCCATTTACCAGGTCAGCCTCACGCAGCACCTCCTCCATGGACGAAGCTCGTTTCCATGTCACAGGTTGTTCACCATTTGCTTTCAAGAATTGTCCATAAGCTGCCAAAGACCATTATCTCATAAACTTcaacatgaagaaagaagaattgagAGTAGAGGAATTGTTAGATACTGTACATACCTGTCACAAACTTCTCAAGACGAGTGGATTGGTAAAGATCAAAGTAGATCAAGTTCATCTTGAAACCTTCGACCTATTTTGAATTCAAAGAAGTCAACAAAAGGAAGCGCTCTTGTGTACGATCAAATTTACAAATGCCATGTTGCAAGAGGCATACCATCATTCTAGCATAAGCAGATCCAATACGTCCAGCTCCAATAACTCCCACAGTTTGTCCTTTAAGTAAGTTACCCACAAACCTaccaaaaatttaaacaacCAGATTTACAGATAAGCTCCAAAGACGTAACTAAAACAGGCTTATTGATTTGAAAAAGTGCAGTGGATCTTACAGATGAGGAAGCCATCCTTCATACAAGCCACCTCTCATAAACTCATCAGCTTCAACAATTCTTCTTGCAGCAGCCAAGGAAAGTGAAGCAGCTAGTTCGGCCGTTGTCTCGGTCAACACACCCTATCCAACTCAAACAAACAAGACTCATCAACATCTTTTAGGTTTTGTCTTTCCATAAACCTATCTATGGaactaaaacttgtttttttgttgtattttaggATAGTTCTCGATATTACCGGAGTGTTACCGACGGCAATTCCATACTTATTGGCAGCTTCAACATCGACGTTGTTGTAACCAACGGCCATGTTACTGAAAGCTTTCCCTCCTGCTTTGCTCAGAGCTGAAAACAGAGTCTCTCCCCAATCTTCCGTCAACTATAACAAACCATAACGTAACCCATTTTTACTTTACTTCCATATGGATAGGTATAGAAACAGACACtgtcatctttctctttttttcatcaTATCATTACCTGACCGATGACTCCATCACACTTGTCTCCAATCAGATCAATGATATCTTCTACAGACAAGATCGTCTTCTTCAAATGACATAtctgtgattaaaaaaaaaaacagaactttaATATGAATTAATCAAAAACTTTAATATTCTTGATGCctagaaacaagaaagtgttaCCTCAACACGACAACCTTGGTCTACCAAGAGATTGATCCAGCGAGTACCAGGCATCGGCTTTGTGCTGACGACTCTGTACTTCCCATTCGGGTTGTACACTTCGATGGACATTGGTTTCGCCATGgcagagaaaagagaaagctttAGTTGTTTCTGTGGTGAGAATTTGGAAACAGAGAAGTTCCTGccttttaaaaaagttcaaatctTTAGCTCAGTCAGTAGGATTTATGTGGTTTGTAATCGAAATCAAGATCCAACGGTCGATTTTGGATGATTATTATCtacgttttttgttttgtttttggtgtggTTCATATGTTGATGATGAGTGACAAAGAACTGATTCGTGTGTACCGTGTATTATCTGAGTCTGGACCTTACGTTTCAGAACGAGATAATGCTGACGTGTCCGTATCCCACTCAACTCTGCATCATAAACTGAATAAAATAGTAACCAAGATTATATGTACAAAACAAGATTATGTCAAAAGGCAAATTAATTCTTCATCTcattaaaaacaattatctaCATCCACagtgaaaacaaaacacacagttaaaaaaaaaaaaagagttgcaggttcagaaaaaaaaaggaagatcaAGGCTTCTGCTGCTTCTCTATGTCATACAGTACACAAACGTCTGCAGCTGTTTTCATCTGCCACAAGTCAAAATCCAGTTAGATTGTTATAACCAAAACAGCTTCTAATAAAGGGAGTTTTGGCAAAGATATTAGCTTTTACCTGAATGACATTGACGGTCTGCTTCATCGACCAACCAAACAATGTCAAAGCAAGGAGAAAAGAGAGTGGTGAAATCTGCGTTAATGTGGCAACTACGACCTGCAGTGAAAGCCATGATTTAGTAATTGGGCAGCAGTAAGACTGAGAGATAACTatatgaaagaaaagagaagctaACATTCAGGAGATTTTCGGATTGGTTCTTTGCAATGAGAAGAAGGATGATATACAGAACCTGCACAATTTGAAAAGATGAAATGTATAAGAAGACATCGTTTCAAAGTACTAACATGGAAAAAAGAGACTAATTCAATCACCTCACAAGAAACACAGCAATAACACATAAATATCCGGTTTCCGTAGTAGAGTCTAAAAAGCCAGCTTGTGCTGTCTTTCACATCCTTATGGCTGCTTTTCCCTGCTAGAAACGTACTGCGAGTAGTGTATTGGTTTAGAAACTGGAGATTTCAGAGAAGAATTCACGGTGCAATAAGAAAGTGTTAATTAGCATACCTGTACATCTGCAGCCAGTGACTAGCAATATCTAAAGCCAGCAATGAAAGGAAGACCAAGCCAGGCCTATTTACAGAtgagagaaaaaggaagaaaaatgcATTAGATAAGGAAGAAACTAGTCTACACCAAACTCCAGAGATGCTACGGAAAAGAGATACTTTAGTACACAGAAATACCCTCACCTGTAGATTTGAGAGAGAATCACGAGTAGACAGGCCGTGCTAACTCTATAacccaaaattaccacaaacaaaATGTCAGAATTTATGAAACAGATAAGTAGGTTGATCCTTGCATATATATGTCTAAGAAGATTCACCTATCTGTGACCATGTCAAGAACAGCTCCAAATGTTGAAActgaggaagaaagaaaaagaagcgaGTCAAGTTCTAGCTTCCTAAATATTACAGTAATGGCATGTGATGCATGTCTTAGATTATAGAatcacaaagcaaaaaaaaagcctaTTAAATTGGAACTAGACACTAGCAACATACTATCCTAATCTTGATCATAGGATCTTTTAACTAATCATACGCAATGAAAATgtgaatttataaaacaagagagaagaaactgaaCCTTGGTTGAATCTACGAGCAACCCAGCCATCCACAGCATCACAACAAAAGCTAGAGAGAAAGCCACATTGATCAAAAAAGACTATTAAAGCCATTACCCAAAACATGATAGATAAATCTTAAATGGAAAGTTGCAGGACCTGAAGAAATAGAGGACAGAGAAAAGTGTCTTGTTGGAGAAACACACAGCAAAAGCAACACAGTTCAAGAGAACTCTCATGTACCCTGAAGcaatcaatacaaaaaaaatcatcacaacaacaaatctTTAATgctaagtaaacaaaaaaaacagctgagtaagatatatatatatcaatgacCCACCAACAATATTAGGTATATAAAGGTAAACAGACAACTTTTGAGGTCTTGGTCTCTCCTTTTTAGCCATCACAAAAGCTTAAGAACTTGCAAAATCGATTTCTCAAGATCCACCTACACAcagagccaaaaaaaagaaagaaaacacttTTCTCAAAACCCATCATCGGAAAATGCATATAGACACGAACCCATCTCCGTAAAACACACAACTTCATTCGATTCTCGTAAACCCCAGAAAACCAAATTCAGTAGAAAAATAGCGAAAACGAACGAAATCGAAGAGGAAAGAGAACAAAATCTCACTTGTGAAATGGGTTAGGCGATGTAAGGATCTACAAGTGAGAGATGTCGAGAGCTTTAGAACCCAAAATCGAATCAGATTCGCCGCTATTGTGAAGTTTCAACGAAATATTCTCAATCTGGCAGCTTTTGaacattcaaaccaaaaaaaaaaaagtatttgagATTTCTGATTTAGAAATGTCAATGTTTATCTTAATTTACCAATTAAACCCTCAAAGTTTTAACATTGTCAATATTTTGCcgcaaaataattaaaatcatctTCTGAACCTTTAGGAAATTGAAGTTTTTGTTATTAGGTAAATTATCATTACAAACTCATTATTGTAGCATGCCATATAACAGTTTTTATTGTAAACATGTGATGTGTTCATCAGATAAGGCGTCTGCATAGTGTGAGACCATCTCCGATGGATATTTGAGCGATTTCGACTCTGAGGGTCTTGAGCTAAAATCTTGTTGAACTCTAGAAGTGCCTCTCTATAAGCCCTCATATGGCCTGGAACTTCATCTTCCTTTTGAATTAGAGTACCGAACCACAAGGTGTTGTCGAACGCAATGACTCCTCCAACCTTCACTAACTTAAGCAGCTTCTCAAGGAAGTGAACGTAGTTCGTCTTGTCGGCATCTACAAATGCAAAATCATACTCTTGTTTCTCCTTCACCATTAGCccgaa from Camelina sativa cultivar DH55 chromosome 7, Cs, whole genome shotgun sequence includes the following:
- the LOC104701425 gene encoding glycerate dehydrogenase HPR, peroxisomal; amino-acid sequence: MAKPMSIEVYNPNGKYRVVSTKPMPGTRWINLLVDQGCRVEICHLKKTILSVEDIIDLIGDKCDGVIGQLTEDWGETLFSALSKAGGKAFSNMAVGYNNVDVEAANKYGIAVGNTPGVLTETTAELAASLSLAAARRIVEADEFMRGGLYEGWLPHLFVGNLLKGQTVGVIGAGRIGSAYARMMVEGFKMNLIYFDLYQSTRLEKFVTAYGQFLKANGEQPVTWKRASSMEEVLREADLISLHPVLDKTTYHLVNKERLAMMKKEAILVNCSRGPVIDEAALVDHLRENPMFRVGLDVFEEEPFMKPGLADMKNAIVVPHIASASKWTREGMATLAALNVLGRVKGYPIWSDPNRVDPFLNENASPPNASPSIVNSKALGLPVSKL
- the LOC104701426 gene encoding CDP-diacylglycerol--inositol 3-phosphatidyltransferase 1; amino-acid sequence: MAKKERPRPQKLSVYLYIPNIVGYMRVLLNCVAFAVCFSNKTLFSVLYFFSFCCDAVDGWVARRFNQVSTFGAVLDMVTDRVSTACLLVILSQIYRPGLVFLSLLALDIASHWLQMYSTFLAGKSSHKDVKDSTSWLFRLYYGNRIFMCYCCVSCEVLYIILLLIAKNQSENLLNVVVATLTQISPLSFLLALTLFGWSMKQTVNVIQMKTAADVCVLYDIEKQQKP